From Colias croceus chromosome Z, ilColCroc2.1:
ttctttaattctttttttattatattccttgaagtacgaggatggttcttatgtagagaaaacgtgaatatgtaccaggGGCGAAGCCAAGCGAACTGTAAATTACATTTCCCAGAACAAACCTTTaacataatgaaaataaactaagataaataatacaaatataaattcaacccGGCAGCACGTTCATCTattggaaaaataataaaaatatataaaagctCCAGAGCAGTGGCGAAGCACTAGGTGTTAGTCCATATCTATAAAGTAAAAACACTTCGATTCATAAACAGAATGAAGGTTAAATCTCAATCCTAGTATATATGAAGGTATAGGCGAAATACATATTCATAAAGTTGCAAAAGATATTAGTATACTTGAATTTGTGACGTCACCTGTCTCtaggtataaatataaaggagAAATATTTACAAACGTGAAAACTTTTGGCtacctatacagggtgtaatcgttaagtgtgcacaagcgattattccgtaactattgcagatatcaaaaaacattaaactGATGTCGAAAGTAACCTAATTAGTAAAAtggctataaataaaaaaagatttttttggttttctgctttaattacttcgcaaatttgaagggaagttcatttagaaactttaaatagagctcctcattgtattgcacaatgaggacgtcatttcgaaaatctgctatgaatacaaaatgtatgggaaatcaaatgtatgggagcgtttaatgtaacatttttggatatttctcgatttatttttaaaaatttattacggccattttactcatttgtactttcgatatcagtttaaagttttttgttatctgtaatagttacggaaaaATTGCCTGTgtacacttaacgattacaccctgtataattataaactgCAGGCAGATTATGATCGCTATCTATATGAATACATAGAGGGTAAGATAGAACTGACTAAGCTGGAAAAAATTCTATGTACACTAAGTGTTCTTTCTTTCTGTTTGTATTTGTATCCACTTACCAAAATCAGCGCAGCCTTAGCAGCCTTGATCAGCGCACGGAAGGTACTCTGCTGCGGCGTTTCCCGAATCTTGAAGTACAGCACGCATACCACGTTCACCAGAAACACTGTGGAGAAACTATAGTTAGCTTCTGGCTTCTGCTTTGGGTTTGGAAGTAAAAGCTTCTAGATCTTTCCAGCTCGATTGATAACCTTATCGAGTATACCTATACTAGATAGTATGAGTCCAAGAGTGTATACAAGTCCTGTTATCCCTTAGGGCCTTGCCAATACGATATCCGATtggattttctttttataattctCATCATTACTAACAATGAAGGATAGTGGAATACTATTTCAGCTTTTCCTAGCTTCAACCCACGAATTCTCGGATGTTCCTAAATAAAAGGTAGCCGTCATTTCCTAAAACGAtacaaaaaaaagacgggttgcactccgggagtgccggcagaagtggaaacttgattattaacgttcagcatgtttgatattttggaatggtatccgtcttacgcatggaatataaggtctaaaaaaattggttgtctgtaaagtcgttttactgacgatagttgaacgtgacaacgtccgattgtgcttctttgtcgctcgctTGTCGTTGAAGGCCTtacggaacgcctcagagcgaggtaacgccgcatgagtcatgttttttcgtgcgtgcagccggctctatcgaattataagacgttgtcacgtcaaaaaaaatccgtcttacgctttttcgatcaggccacgtgtcctgacgcgagtttaagattttatacccaatgccgctaaagaagttttcacttaaaaaaaaaaaacactttcaTATAAGtgtagtataatttattacttactcaGCGAAAGCACCAGGGAGGCAAGCACCGGGATCGACACAAACCAGAAGGCGTGGCTCGAATCCGTCCAGCAGCTAGAACAAAATAGACGAATTAGAAGTCTATTCAACTTATATCCTCTGAAATAAATTGCTCCGATAGTCCATTTGGATGTACAATTCTTGAAACACAATTATTTGTTGCATTTTAACCTCTTTTTTCccttgtatgtttgtatgtaaattgtaactGACTTCTTTAGATTCTCGGTTTTTGATCCATTTTAAACAGaaagatttaaaatttgtagAATTTGTCTTtgtaaaattgtgaaaaaaaaatgtgtttaataaattaattgaaattaaaatgttaaaaaaatcatgcAACGCTATTGTTATATCTAAGTATACGCAGAAGTAATATAATTTCGCATGAGTtcttattacaaattttttcAATCGCTTGCGCATCgctatgatgatgatgaaagtGAAATCGCAAAACGTATGCGTAAGAACTAAGAAGGACCTCTTATAGGACCTAATATCCCGCAGTCGCAAAGCAATAAGATTTGGCAATAATACCTACGTAAATTCCACTTTCGCAAATATACacaatgaattaattaatattttaatgtatatatAGGCGCTTCCATATCTTCCTTccatgaaatttaatttaaatatatataggCGGTTGCTGTTGTCTCTTTTTAACTATTCGCATTGCAAATATTCTCCCTTTTAACTTTACcgatattctttatttttctttgctCATAAAAATCATGTTAGTTgcattgcaataaaaaaaaaatgttagaaATGCAATTGCTAGAGCGTAAAAAGGATAATAGCTGAACATATGCACAAAGCAATACCTACGCGAATAGCTATGCAAATattgagataatataattgaaaagtTGTTTTCCGTGTCTCGTTAAAGTGAACAATGGTTTTAATTTCACTGGTGACTGGACGTGGATTTCTATCTTATTTATTAGAACTTGTATAAAATAGTTTGCATTGGATAGCGGTTGTACTGTCCGTGCCACAGATAGGCGCAAAGGTCCAAACAGATTTTACTTCGctatgataaattaaatttaaaacaaatcgcTGCATCGTGCCCCATAGCttgttcaattaaaaataaattcacactAATATTCCAAATTGTATTCTCAATAAtaggataataataaaagcattgcaattaatgaattaagaataaacataaattcaaTCACATCTTATATATTAGTTCTTCGCTTTTAGTTTCGCTTAgatcttttataatttttttacttactGGTGCGTTTTGTGCTCCACGTAGACGCGCACACTCGCATAAGCCGTCATGATGATCGCCGGCAAGACCCAACCAATGAATCGGAAACACACCATCGGTAGACTGTTCTTCATAAATACCTGATGATGGAAAAATATCTATGAAATGTGTCAAAGATGCTTAACAAAACCAGCATGTATGAAAGCCCATCTATTCGAAAGATTGAATACTGCTATGTTTTCAAATTTGTTTACCAGAAGATCTTTACATTACATCTCcatttaaaaactattcaaaaGAATTGGTAGTATTTCTGAATTCAACGATAAATACTTACGCAAACCAATGATAAGTGAAGATGCAACCCTTCACAGAACATCCACATATAGCCAGTAACCATCAAATAGTACGTAATCACGTGCAGCGCCTGACACCAGatctaataaaattcattcaattacATAACGTCATCgttgaaaatattatctaattaaaaactattgcTATTGTATTTATGATCAATCCaggaattaaaaatactaatgaGAATGTAGACAAAAATACAGATGATAATGTAATTGACGTTGCAATAACTACTAAAGAGCTAGATGAAACTGACCAAACTGAAGAATGTAATTTTGAAGGAACTAAAGAAGCTAACGACATAGATAAAATCGAATAACTATAAAGTTTAAAAGCTGATTCTGGGGGACCTAAAGACGCTAAAGATATGAATCAAATCAAATCGATTTAGTGGCAAAGTGTTGATAAACCTACCGGGTTTTCGAAGAGCACATCCACATTGTTGATGACAGCCATATACCAGACGGTCCACAAAATGTTCGTGAGGACAACCGAAGAGAAGAGGTTCGTGTGTAAGCTGATACGTGTACAGTTTAGAGTCCGCCTGTTGGAGTTACAGTTATTGATCGTCTTCATTTATTTAGCAATTGTTTAGTTGTAAGATAAATACCAACACACTAAACTATTTGAAATACTGTTAATGTACTTCTATTTGATAAAGTATTGTGTACTTGAAGTGATGAAATTTACAcctgtttatattattttattaattttcaataaataatcaatagtCTTTGGTACTTACCGAAATATGAAGAAGATCAATAGTGCCAGCATCAAAGCCAATGTGGACAGCGCATACCCGCTGATGTATAGGTTGTTGACCATTTCGCGGAACTATAGAAATTTCGACAATATGAATATGTGGACCCTGAACTAATTATAATACGTTGAATATGATAactgataaatttattttatcatttatcaaGAAAGTTAGCGTATTAAAATTAGACttctgttaattaaaattggttaTTTCTTACGTCATTGTAAGTGAAAccataaaaaagtattttatatacgGATTTTATATACAATCAGTTGTAGTAGTTTAAAGAAAATTGTCAAATCAATGTAAACCATTTTTGAAAGTAgaattaacattttatcaaaatttgaTGATTGAAGACAAAAAGACCTACCCCCATATCCTCATAGTTGACGCAATTTGTGTAGTTTGTCCACGCCTTCTTCCCCACAGGATGCTCCCACCAGGTCCCATTGTCAAGGcagctgtaaaaaatatcttactTAAACGAGgaataaaagaaaaagatggAGCAATAAGATTGCGTTAAGATTGATTCAGAATTcgtagatattaaaaattaaaatcatacatGGGCTGTAACTTGTAATACTTGAACAAATTTGGTAATGTGACGTCGTGATGAATTGATAATCCGATTAATAtaaatcacataaattaattaggtaatattgtaaaaatgtcatttaaacattaaagatgtataatttgtaattaatgtacctacctacactacAAATTGAAGCATTGATGACATcgatgaaataaataagtttgttAATGTAGAATCAGTACTTTGGGAAAACTCACAACTACAACTCCAAGTACTAGACCAAaggaattaaatttaaagggCATTGAAGTTGTGGATGACATTTAAAACTTGGAACGCAATACTAATAGAACTTTACATGTTCCCTTTGTGAGGTACAATACTGaggaaataaaacacatacaCGAATGACGTGTAAGTTCCAAACAATAAGATGCGTAGGTGTTCAGTTTTTAACAATACATTTCAACGTCAATATTTGAACAGCGACCAACGGCTATCAGAAAAAAGTATAGTGAGATCTCAAAGGATCATATAACTGCATGTACAGAGGAAAAACCCTGAATAATATTGGTGTAAATTTCACCAAAACAATGGATCAATCTTTTGTTCCGTTGTCATGGTTTATTAAGACtggatttttatgaaattccTTCCATATCCGAGTCCGTTTGTTTATGCAGTCCTTTGATTCAAAGAAATTTGTACGTGGTTTTCTCTATTGTTCAAACTTGAAAGAGATACCACGTCATGTAAAATGCAGTTTTTTAAAGGACAGAAATAGAAATACGTTCTGGATAACATTTTCATTCAGAAATATACAAACAAGGTGTATGGCTTTTGACATTCTGACTTAATATGGATTGGTGGTTGACGATTCTGAAATATTGGCTAATGAGTAAAAGCAGAGCACTAGCTTCTCAATCACAAATTACTTAACCTATAGGCGTCACTCCATCGAACGTTTTACGACTTGTAACGTTTTTATACTTTATGAAGAATTTGAAGCCTTATGAGTCTTTTGTCCAAAGGCGTATTCAggaatattacaataattatacccaatatatacctacgtagCATGTTATGAATTACGtagatattatacatatatagacaTAATTACTCCAGATTATATTACCAAACTAACCGCATAAGCGCTTTCAACTATTATAACGATTTGATATAATCTCACGTTTATATCAAATCACATATATAGTTCAGTTTCATGGAATAACTGGTGAGTTGAAACTTAATTACAAGAATTGTCACATGATAGGTGTCAGTAACACATTAGTTAGTTACGAACTAACTGGCGTGATCTAACAGAGCTAACTACATGTTTCTAACTGCCCTGAATTCAACTGGATTAGTGACATACTGGTAAAGTACTTATGTAAATGTGTTGTCAGGATAGAGGATTTATAGGAAAGTTCTTTAAGGTAACTTTTTGAAAGGAAATAGAAGGTGGGATTATGTGATGAGTATTCACGTATTTCGAgtttaatctatataatatatatatagaagtcaaaggtgactgatatagtgatctatcaacgcacagcccaaaccactggacgtatcgagctgaaatttggcatacaggtagatgtcataacgtaggcgtcgaAGAGGAATTTAGaaagaaaggattttagaaaattcatcccCTAAAGGTGTAAAATAGGTGATGAAAACTTATGCaatgaaaatttaacttttccacgcaagcgaagctgcgggcaacagctagtatggtgtaaattaaaacaaaataggtTTGTTGTCGGGTAGTTTGATaacaattgaaaatatatcaataaaatgtatattataaaattgttctaCATTAAAACACAGTTAAAAaacttcattttaaataaagacgGAGCCTCTTACAAAGGAATTTCCCTATAATTTTCCCTGGTAGATACCTCAGTTCTGTGTAAACGTGAAAAGTGCATTAATTTTGCTTTGGAGTACACAACCAGTTCTGATAGCGGTGGCGTATAAAGTTTTTCTCTTCTTGGAAATCCTTATCTAAAGTCTCGTTTAATTACGAACTAAATGCCATGTTAAAGAGAGAAATTGTTGTGAAGTGTTCTCTAGAACTTGGGCTCTAGCCCAGCCTAGTGTGAAGACGTTTTAGACGCAAAGATGTGAACCACGAGTTAAGATTCCaagatattatgaattaagTAAAACTCAATTACAACTTCGTCGCAAAGCAATGCGTTTATAATGGCTTCGTTATAACTATAAACACTAGAAGCTTGTTTACAGCTAAACGTTCAGTTTGCCTCATTTTCCATTATTTTTTCGAGCTCTTCTATTTTTCTGTACGTAACCATGTTGTTGAAAAAGCTATCAAtataagataaattaattatcttcaGTGTggttttttcaattattttcctACATACGTTCACCACATACGTCCTATGAGTGTAGCTATTTAGTATATCCATCGCTTATTTTTACAACTGAATATAAGATTTTCTGTTCACAGAATtgatatgtaaatataaatctcTTAGCATTTTTACTTATCGCTAATGGAGGATTGAAGAGGAAAATTTGGtcaaaaatatagaaaactcGGAGCAATTCgcttatgttttaaaatgaaatttaataatttaatctatTAGATTCGTTTTCTTTATACATTCCGATTAAAATGCTCAAATACGTAAAAGAAACGCGATAGCGTATATACCAAACCTAGATTTCCCCTGCGACGATTTGGTTAACcttataatatgaatgaatgcGACTTGTTGGTCAACTAGTCGGGCAACTGGTGTTCAAACATGCTCTGATGGGAACTGCGTTTGTGTACTTAGTTCAACGATAGAGCGAACCCATTTATTCGAACGAGATTGGTTTgtaaaaaactataaacaaCTTTTATGCATTCTAAATGCATGTGAAATAACGGTTTTGAATTGCGAGATTCAGTTTCAGAAGCAATTAGGTTAAATTACTTCGATTTAATGCATCTTTAAAAGTCGAAATATATGTAACTGTCAAGAGAGGTAATTTATGCCAACTCTATTTGAAGTTATTCCGCAAAAGTTACCAactgtaattaaaactaaaccccagcgtttcattaaaaataagtagtaGTTATCAcgcaaataaataatcacaTCAAATATTACAACAAGCCAAAACTTTGCAGTTGTTGAACTATTCTTTACTTCAATTTAGTTTACTTGttacctatttttaatatcaatacaaaaaaaaagttaatataatatactggAATCGTATAAACAGTGAATTGTGGCAAGTTATTTAGATGTTGTATGACCTAATAAGGCAAGAAACATCTCCTAAGTAATGGGATTAGATTAAGTCGGCTCGAAGAATGTGGATCCCAAATAAAGCTAATTAATTTGCTGAAACACCGCGGCATATGTGGAAAGAACatataagaataattttggaatctataaactcaaacatttatttattcaattagacttcgtCTAGAATTATACTTTTGAATcgttataacatatttttaacatttgcCGATTCGGAacgcagtatctatggagaagaaccggcataGTTATTctatgaaacttctttattgaGGACAATATGAatagtaaatattacaattgaaAACTTCAA
This genomic window contains:
- the LOC123705403 gene encoding calcitonin gene-related peptide type 1 receptor-like is translated as MDESPLKFIYKPSYERLKELMEECFKKADDEIQEMADNVTHCPRIFDGFQCWKETPAGTTVTQKCPDHVVGFDGSRDGHKICLDNGTWWEHPVGKKAWTNYTNCVNYEDMGFREMVNNLYISGYALSTLALMLALLIFFIFRRTLNCTRISLHTNLFSSVVLTNILWTVWYMAVINNVDVLFENPIWCQALHVITYYLMVTGYMWMFCEGLHLHLSLVCVFMKNSLPMVCFRFIGWVLPAIIMTAYASVRVYVEHKTHHCWTDSSHAFWFVSIPVLASLVLSLMFLVNVVCVLYFKIRETPQQSTFRALIKAAKAALILIPLFGLHFILIPMHPSQQTAIEQPYQILASIITSLQGVCLSTIFCFTNQDVIKAFRLLLDRRRQRREIFAMTAISGGSSERHRHHEVEVV